The following proteins come from a genomic window of Lolium rigidum isolate FL_2022 chromosome 5, APGP_CSIRO_Lrig_0.1, whole genome shotgun sequence:
- the LOC124654366 gene encoding bZIP transcription factor TRAB1-like isoform X1, producing the protein MLGGDGIMDFRSSNNGGSSSDRMPAADGSTPLTRQGSVYSLTFEEFQSTLGGGAGGAGGSGLGKDFSSMNMDELLRSIWTAEETQAIASASAAGAGPGQDAGAQPSSLQRQGSLTLPRTLSAKTVDEVWRNLVRDDPLTGVVADGAEPQPHRQATLGEMTLEEFLVKAGVVREIPTAPAPAPLPPPPMQQPRPVPVAPKAVNSFYGNFPGANDAGAVPLGFPPVAMGDLALGNGLMPRAVGMGGGGALPVQTAVNPADSGSKGSEDLSSPSEPMPYSFEGIVRGRRTGGGVEKVVERRQRRMIKNRESAARSRARKQAYTMELEAEVQKLKDLNEELVRKQAEIMEMQKNEQAPEMAKDAFGRKKRQCLRRTLTGPW; encoded by the exons ATGCTAGGTGGTGACGGGATCATGGACTTCAGGAGCAGCAACAACGGCGGCTCGTCATCGGACCGCATGCCGGCGGCGGACGGGTCGACGCCGCTGACGAGGCAGGGGTCGGTCTACTCGCTGACGTTCGAGGAGTTCCAGAGCACGCTGGGCGGGGGCGCCGGcggtgccggcggcagcggcctcGGGAAGGACTTCAGCTCCATGAACATGGACGAGCTGCTCCGGAGCATCTGGACCGCCGAGGAGACCCAGGCcatcgcctccgcctccgccgcgggCGCGGGGCCAGGCCAAGACGCGGGCGCGCAGCCGTCGTCGCTGCAGCGCCAGGGCTCGCTCACCCTGCCCCGCACCCTCAGCGCCAAGACCGTCGACGAGGTGTGGCGCAACCTCGTGCGCGACGACCCGCTCACGGGGGTGGTGGCGGACGGTGCCGAGCCGCAGCCGCATCGGCAGGCCACGCTCGGGGAGATGACCCTGGAGGAGTTCTTGGTCAAAGCCGGCGTGGTGCGGGAGATCCCCaccgctccggctccggctcctctGCCGCCCCCGCCCATGCAGCAGCCGCGCCCGGTCCCTGTTGCCCCCAAGGCCGTCAACTCCTTCTACGGGAACTTCCCGGGCGCCAACGACGCCGGCGCGGTGCCGCTGGGCTTCCCGCCGGTCGCCATGGGGGATCTGGCCTTGGGCAATGGGCTCATGCCGAGGGCTGTGGGtatgggaggcggcggcgcccttCCTGTGCAGACTGCGGTCAACCCGGCTGATTCTGGCAGCAAGGGGAGCGAGGATCTGTCGTCGCCGTCCGAGCCAATGCCGTACTCGTTTGAGGGGATTGTGAGGGGGAGAAGGACCGGCGGCGGCGTCGAGAAGGTGGTggagaggaggcagaggaggatgaTCAAGAACAGGGAGTCCGCAGCCAGGTCCCGCGCCCGCAAGCAG GCTTATACGATGGAGTTGGAAGCTGAGGTTCAGAAACTCAAGGACTTGAACGAGGAACTGGTGAGGAAACAG GCAGAGATTATGGAAATGCAGAAAAACGAG CAGGCACCCGAAATGGCGAAGGATGCATTTGGACGGAAGAAGAGACAATGCTTGCGAAGAACATTGACCGGTCCCTGGTGA
- the LOC124654366 gene encoding bZIP transcription factor TRAB1-like isoform X2 has product MLGGDGIMDFRSSNNGGSSSDRMPAADGSTPLTRQGSVYSLTFEEFQSTLGGGAGGAGGSGLGKDFSSMNMDELLRSIWTAEETQAIASASAAGAGPGQDAGAQPSSLQRQGSLTLPRTLSAKTVDEVWRNLVRDDPLTGVVADGAEPQPHRQATLGEMTLEEFLVKAGVVREIPTAPAPAPLPPPPMQQPRPVPVAPKAVNSFYGNFPGANDAGAVPLGFPPVAMGDLALGNGLMPRAVGMGGGGALPVQTAVNPADSGSKGSEDLSSPSEPMPYSFEGIVRGRRTGGGVEKVVERRQRRMIKNRESAARSRARKQAYTMELEAEVQKLKDLNEELVRKQAEIMEMQKNEAPEMAKDAFGRKKRQCLRRTLTGPW; this is encoded by the exons ATGCTAGGTGGTGACGGGATCATGGACTTCAGGAGCAGCAACAACGGCGGCTCGTCATCGGACCGCATGCCGGCGGCGGACGGGTCGACGCCGCTGACGAGGCAGGGGTCGGTCTACTCGCTGACGTTCGAGGAGTTCCAGAGCACGCTGGGCGGGGGCGCCGGcggtgccggcggcagcggcctcGGGAAGGACTTCAGCTCCATGAACATGGACGAGCTGCTCCGGAGCATCTGGACCGCCGAGGAGACCCAGGCcatcgcctccgcctccgccgcgggCGCGGGGCCAGGCCAAGACGCGGGCGCGCAGCCGTCGTCGCTGCAGCGCCAGGGCTCGCTCACCCTGCCCCGCACCCTCAGCGCCAAGACCGTCGACGAGGTGTGGCGCAACCTCGTGCGCGACGACCCGCTCACGGGGGTGGTGGCGGACGGTGCCGAGCCGCAGCCGCATCGGCAGGCCACGCTCGGGGAGATGACCCTGGAGGAGTTCTTGGTCAAAGCCGGCGTGGTGCGGGAGATCCCCaccgctccggctccggctcctctGCCGCCCCCGCCCATGCAGCAGCCGCGCCCGGTCCCTGTTGCCCCCAAGGCCGTCAACTCCTTCTACGGGAACTTCCCGGGCGCCAACGACGCCGGCGCGGTGCCGCTGGGCTTCCCGCCGGTCGCCATGGGGGATCTGGCCTTGGGCAATGGGCTCATGCCGAGGGCTGTGGGtatgggaggcggcggcgcccttCCTGTGCAGACTGCGGTCAACCCGGCTGATTCTGGCAGCAAGGGGAGCGAGGATCTGTCGTCGCCGTCCGAGCCAATGCCGTACTCGTTTGAGGGGATTGTGAGGGGGAGAAGGACCGGCGGCGGCGTCGAGAAGGTGGTggagaggaggcagaggaggatgaTCAAGAACAGGGAGTCCGCAGCCAGGTCCCGCGCCCGCAAGCAG GCTTATACGATGGAGTTGGAAGCTGAGGTTCAGAAACTCAAGGACTTGAACGAGGAACTGGTGAGGAAACAG GCAGAGATTATGGAAATGCAGAAAAACGAG GCACCCGAAATGGCGAAGGATGCATTTGGACGGAAGAAGAGACAATGCTTGCGAAGAACATTGACCGGTCCCTGGTGA